A single region of the Hippoglossus hippoglossus isolate fHipHip1 chromosome 17, fHipHip1.pri, whole genome shotgun sequence genome encodes:
- the cebpd gene encoding CCAAT/enhancer-binding protein delta produces the protein MCDIYSLDSHCVSPQCNMSWAMEPANFYECAKLGGPQHGACKPGNRGDGSAEDGTMVELSTAAAMYDDESAIDFSQYIESMTAVPNLELCNDELFLDLFNTVKQEKADFYNLQSSVLPGGMQPQQPPLSAAYTAARRADSDLEKGAFSAPIKQESDWSDSDMSSSLPSQIETCAQTSVSLTTGQPTPPTTPEPASAVSSAKSSPRKMGREKGKKSVDRYSMEYRQRRERNNIAVRKSRDKAKRRNYDMQEKMVELSADNDRLHKAVEQLTRELSGLRDFFKQMPNSSFAALSSSSERR, from the coding sequence ATGTGTGACATATACAGCCTGGACTCCCACTGCGTGTCTCCACAATGCAACATGAGTTGGGCGATGGAGCCTGCTAACTTCTACGAGTGCGCCAAGCTGGGCGGCCCGCAGCACGGGGCGTGCAAGCCGGGCAACAGGGGCGACGGGTCGGCCGAGGACGGCACCATGGTGGAGCTGAGCACCGCCGCGGCCATGTACGACGACGAGAGCGCCATCGACTTCAGCCAGTACATCGAGTCGATGACAGCCGTGCCCAACCTGGAGCTGTGCAACGACGAGCTCTTCCTCGACCTGTTCAACACTGTGAAGCAGGAGAAGGCGGATTTCTACAACCTGCAGAGCTCCGTGCTGCCCGGCGGCAtgcagccgcagcagccgcCGCTGTCAGCCGCGTACACGGCGGCGAGGAGGGCGGACAGCGACCTGGAGAAGGGGGCGTTCAGCGCGCCCATCAAGCAAGAGTCCGACTGGAGCGACAGCGACATGTCCTCGTCCCTGCCCTCCCAGATCGAGACCTGCGCCCAGACCTCCGTCAGCCTCACCACGGGACAGCCCACCCCACCCACGACCCCGGAGCCCGCGTCCGCCGTCAGCTCGGCCAAGTCCTCCCCGCGGAAGATGGGCAGGGAGAAGGGCAAGAAGTCGGTGGACAGGTACAGCATGGAGTACCGACAGAGGCGAGAGAGGAATAACATTGCAGTGAGGAAAAGCAGGGACAAAGCCAAGAGGCGCAACTATGACATGCAGGAGAAGATGGTGGAACTGAGCGCTGACAACGACAGACTTCACAAAGCTGTGGAGCAGCTCACCAGGGAGCTCTCCGGCCTCAGAGACTTCTTCAAGCAGATGCCCAACTCCTCCTTCGCGGCTCTGTCCTCGAGCAGCGAGAGGCGGTGA